From Solibacillus sp. FSL W7-1464:
GATCATCGACTGTACCTGTTAATTGCTCGCTCAAAATAACATCCCCCTAAAAATATGTATATATTCTATTATACTGATACTTTTAAGGTGATACAAAGTTATTGCTCCTTTAGTAGCATACCAACCTTTTACTAATCGGCAATTTTAAGAGAGACATAGCCGGCCTTTTCCACTAATGCCTGTCCTTCTTCCGAAAGCACCCAATCCACCAGTTTCTTAACATTTCCTGTTGGCTCTCCTGCTGTCACAATATAAAATTCGGAAGCGATCGGATACGAATTATTCCGAATCGTTTCTCTTGTCGGGGCAACTCCGCCAATTTCCAAAAGTTTGATCTCTTTATTTTTAACCATCTCATTTGAATAGTAGCGGAAAGTATAACCTATTGCATTTTTATAATTTTTATACTGGGAAACTTCATTGATAATTCCGCCCATTCCTGTCGCTATATCTTCAGTTGGCGCTTCCATCAATGGGGTATCCCCCATTAGCCGTTGCAGTGCTGTTTGCGATCCGCTGTCCTGAGGTCTTTGGAACGCCCGGATTGCATCATCTTTTCCGCCCACTTCTGACCAGTTTGTAATTTCTCCGGCATAGATTGCTTTAATTTGATCGAGTGATAAACGATTGACATTATTTTTACTGTTGACGAAAAAGACAAATGCTTCTTTTCCGATTGGCGTCATATGAAGTGTAATCCCCCGTTGTTTCGCCTGGTTAATTTGTGCATCGGAAGGGCCCGCTGCAAAAATCATATCCGTATTTCCGAAAATCAGATTTGTATAGGCTTCATGCGTCTGGTTGACCACAACTTCACTCTCGTAAGGATTGTATTCTTTTTCCGGATATACATGCTCTGTAATGGCGGCATACAATGGATACAATGCCGTTGCGCCATCGATTTTCGGTAAAGGTTCCTCCAGCTTTAAAGTCGGCTTTTTCTCCAATTGAACTAGTTTATTTTTGTCAGTAAATGGCTCATACTGATAAATATCCACTTCCGCGTCAACAGTCGGCACTCTATTATCGAACCACTTATAAACAGGTTGGACCGAACTGGCGACTAAGACGATTCCGGCGACTGCCCAATAGATTTTTACACGTTTACTGTTATTATAAAATACATTAAAAGTCACAAGCACATAACCAATATATATTATGAATGCAGCGGAAATTACTAACGGGATATAATGAAACTTGCCGCTAAACGCAACAAAAAATAGCACTATGAAAGTAAAAAAACAAACAGTCAGCAAGACAAATATTGAAATGACAATTTTCCCTAAATACGATTTATTTTCCATTACTATCCCCCCTAACCTATACGTTCTTTATGAAACAAGAAATTCCTTTAAAAAAACGTCTTGGAATACTGCATTCCAAGACGTTTTAATTAATTAAGCAAATTTAACCATATGGTATTTCTTCTTACCCCGACGGATAATAGCAAATGCATCTTCCAAACGGTCTTTCGCATCCATTACATATTCCAGATCGGTAATTTTTTCACCGTTCACACTAATCGCTCCATTAGTAACATCTTCACGTGCTTGACGTTTCGATGAGGAAATCCCTGCTTCTACGATTAATTCCACGATATTTTTATCCTCTTTTGCCACTTCTACAGAAGGTACACCAGAGAAGGCTACTTTCATTTCTTCTACTGATAATGCTTTTAAATCACCAGAGAATAATGCTTTTGTAATACGCTCTGCTGCTTCCAAACCTTCTTCACCGTGAATCAGACGTGTCATTTCTTCAGCCAACGCTTTTTGAGCTTTACG
This genomic window contains:
- a CDS encoding PstS family phosphate ABC transporter substrate-binding protein, whose product is MENKSYLGKIVISIFVLLTVCFFTFIVLFFVAFSGKFHYIPLVISAAFIIYIGYVLVTFNVFYNNSKRVKIYWAVAGIVLVASSVQPVYKWFDNRVPTVDAEVDIYQYEPFTDKNKLVQLEKKPTLKLEEPLPKIDGATALYPLYAAITEHVYPEKEYNPYESEVVVNQTHEAYTNLIFGNTDMIFAAGPSDAQINQAKQRGITLHMTPIGKEAFVFFVNSKNNVNRLSLDQIKAIYAGEITNWSEVGGKDDAIRAFQRPQDSGSQTALQRLMGDTPLMEAPTEDIATGMGGIINEVSQYKNYKNAIGYTFRYYSNEMVKNKEIKLLEIGGVAPTRETIRNNSYPIASEFYIVTAGEPTGNVKKLVDWVLSEEGQALVEKAGYVSLKIAD